In the Streptomyces fradiae ATCC 10745 = DSM 40063 genome, one interval contains:
- a CDS encoding uroporphyrinogen-III synthase, whose amino-acid sequence MHEQQENGPLAGFTVGVTAARRADELGALLQRRGAAVLHAPALRIVPLADDAELLRATAALVADAPDVVVATTAIGFRGWLEAADGWGHGEELLACLRRSRILARGPKVKGAVRAAGLTEEWSPASESMAEVLDRLLEQGVAGLRVALQLHGEPLPGFVEALRDAGAEVVVVPVYRWMPPEDPAPLDRLLDAVAARTLDAVTFTSAPAAASMLARAEHRGLRADVLEALRHDVLPACVGPVTAVPLQSRGVDTLQPDRFRLGPLVQLLCRELPARARTLPVAGRRVEIRGHAVLVDGGLRPVPPAGMALLHALARRPGWVVSRADLLRALPGAGRDEHAVETAMARLRTALGAPNLIQTVVKRGYRLSLDPTSAPPADGEG is encoded by the coding sequence ATGCACGAGCAGCAGGAGAACGGCCCCCTCGCGGGCTTCACGGTCGGTGTCACCGCGGCCCGCCGCGCGGACGAACTGGGTGCGCTGCTGCAGCGCCGGGGCGCGGCCGTGCTGCACGCCCCGGCCCTGCGGATCGTGCCCCTCGCCGACGACGCGGAACTCCTCCGGGCGACAGCGGCCCTCGTCGCCGACGCCCCGGACGTCGTCGTCGCCACGACGGCGATCGGCTTCCGCGGCTGGCTGGAGGCGGCGGACGGCTGGGGGCACGGGGAGGAACTGCTCGCCTGCCTGCGGCGGTCGCGGATCCTCGCGCGCGGCCCCAAGGTGAAGGGCGCCGTACGGGCGGCCGGGCTGACCGAGGAGTGGTCGCCCGCCTCCGAGTCGATGGCCGAGGTCCTCGACCGGCTCCTGGAGCAGGGCGTGGCCGGGCTGCGGGTCGCCCTCCAGCTGCACGGGGAGCCGCTGCCCGGCTTCGTGGAGGCGCTGCGGGACGCGGGCGCGGAGGTCGTGGTCGTCCCGGTTTACCGGTGGATGCCGCCCGAGGACCCGGCCCCGCTGGACCGGCTGCTGGACGCGGTCGCCGCCCGCACCCTGGACGCGGTCACCTTCACCAGCGCGCCGGCCGCCGCGTCGATGCTGGCCCGCGCCGAGCACCGGGGGCTGCGCGCCGACGTGCTGGAGGCGCTGCGCCACGACGTGCTGCCGGCGTGCGTCGGGCCGGTCACCGCCGTGCCGCTGCAGAGCCGGGGCGTGGACACCCTCCAGCCGGACCGCTTCCGGCTCGGCCCGCTGGTCCAGCTCCTGTGCCGGGAGCTGCCCGCGCGGGCCCGGACGCTGCCGGTGGCCGGGCGGCGCGTCGAGATCCGGGGCCACGCGGTGCTGGTCGACGGCGGGCTGCGGCCCGTGCCGCCCGCCGGGATGGCGCTGCTGCACGCGCTGGCCCGCCGCCCCGGCTGGGTCGTCTCCCGTGCCGACCTGCTGCGCGCCCTGCCCGGAGCGGGCCGCGACGAGCACGCCGTGGAGACCGCGATGGCCCGCCTCCGCACGGCCCTGGGCGCCCCGAACCTGATCCAGACGGTGGTCAAGCGCGGCTACCGGCTGTCCCTCGACCCGACGTCCGCGCCGCCCGCGGACGGGGAGGGATAG
- a CDS encoding NAD-dependent malic enzyme: MATAPSVSYSMTVRLEVPASGTAVSQLTTAVESSGGSVTGLDVTASGHEKLRIDVTIAATSTAHADEIVGKLRGIEGVVLGKVSDRTFLMHLGGKIEMASKHPIRNRDDLSMVYTPGVARVCMAIAENPEDARRLTIKRNSVAVVTDGSAVLGLGNIGPKAALPVMEGKAALFKRFAGIDAWPICLDTQDTDAIVEIVKAIAPGFAGINLEDISAPRCFEIEARLREALDIPVFHDDQHGTAIVVLAALTNALRVVGKAVGDVRVVMSGAGAAGTAILKLLIAAGVKHAVVADIHGVVHAGREDLVDAAPESPLRWIADNTNPEGVTGTLREAVVGADVFIGVSAPNLLDAQDVAAMADDAIVFALANPDPEVDPAVARQTAAVVATGRSDFPNQINNVLVFPGVFRGLLDAQSRTVNTDMMLAAAAALADVVTGDELNPNYIIPSVFNDKVAGAVAGAVRNAAKAATADGKPL; encoded by the coding sequence ATGGCAACGGCGCCCAGCGTCTCGTACTCGATGACGGTCCGGCTGGAGGTGCCCGCGAGCGGAACAGCGGTCTCCCAGCTCACCACGGCCGTGGAGTCCTCCGGAGGCTCGGTCACCGGCCTCGACGTGACCGCCTCCGGCCACGAGAAGCTGCGGATCGACGTGACCATCGCGGCCACCTCCACCGCCCACGCCGACGAGATCGTCGGCAAGCTGCGCGGCATCGAGGGCGTCGTGCTCGGCAAGGTCTCCGACCGTACGTTCCTGATGCACCTCGGCGGCAAGATCGAGATGGCGTCGAAGCACCCCATCCGCAACCGCGACGACCTCTCCATGGTCTACACGCCCGGTGTCGCCCGCGTGTGCATGGCCATCGCCGAGAACCCCGAGGACGCCCGCCGCCTCACCATCAAGCGCAACTCCGTCGCCGTCGTCACCGACGGCTCCGCCGTGCTCGGCCTCGGCAACATCGGCCCGAAGGCCGCCCTGCCGGTCATGGAGGGCAAGGCGGCCCTCTTCAAGCGGTTCGCCGGCATCGACGCCTGGCCGATCTGCCTGGACACCCAGGACACCGACGCCATCGTCGAGATCGTCAAGGCCATCGCGCCCGGCTTCGCCGGCATCAACCTGGAGGACATCTCCGCGCCGCGCTGCTTCGAGATCGAGGCCCGCCTGCGCGAGGCCCTCGACATCCCGGTCTTCCACGACGACCAGCACGGCACCGCCATCGTCGTCCTCGCCGCGCTCACCAACGCCCTGCGCGTCGTCGGCAAGGCCGTCGGGGACGTCCGCGTGGTCATGTCCGGTGCGGGCGCCGCCGGCACGGCCATCCTGAAGCTGCTCATCGCGGCGGGCGTCAAGCACGCCGTCGTCGCCGACATCCACGGTGTCGTCCACGCCGGCCGCGAGGACCTGGTGGACGCCGCGCCCGAGTCGCCGCTGCGCTGGATCGCCGACAACACCAACCCGGAGGGCGTCACCGGCACGCTCAGGGAGGCCGTGGTCGGCGCCGACGTCTTCATCGGCGTCTCCGCCCCGAACCTGCTGGACGCGCAGGACGTGGCCGCCATGGCCGACGACGCCATCGTGTTCGCGCTCGCGAACCCGGACCCCGAGGTGGATCCCGCCGTCGCCCGCCAGACCGCCGCCGTCGTGGCCACCGGCCGGTCCGACTTCCCCAACCAGATCAACAACGTGCTGGTCTTCCCCGGTGTGTTCCGCGGCCTGCTGGACGCCCAGTCCCGTACGGTCAACACGGACATGATGCTCGCCGCCGCGGCCGCCCTGGCGGACGTCGTCACCGGCGACGAGCTGAACCCGAACTACATCATCCCGTCGGTCTTCAACGACAAGGTCGCGGGCGCCGTGGCCGGTGCCGTCCGCAACGCCGCGAAGGCCGCCACGGCCGACGGCAAGCCGCTCTGA
- a CDS encoding LysR family transcriptional regulator, giving the protein MLPDIDPRLLRAFDAVADELHFTRAAARLYVAQQALSRDVRRLERQLGTELFVRTTRQVALTADGERLRPYARAVLAAYDDLAGAFSGSGPRPLLVDLNSPGLSADRVLELARRLAPDCELMARFESGLTGAAVEILAGRLDASFGRVAGLDPAVRARLAWQPVRYEPMAVILPADHPLAPRAEVDLASLAGQAVYAGAGNPRTREWTDLAALLFAEHGIRVAPPAPLAVGVEEFRRVMAKTRTPVLAAVGFPPMPDAVLRPLVDPVPLSPIALVWRKGLEHPALDALRTAAARLAAEEDWLAVPDGAWLPEPDAALMRPA; this is encoded by the coding sequence GTGCTTCCCGACATCGACCCCCGGCTGCTGCGGGCCTTCGACGCCGTCGCGGACGAACTGCACTTCACGCGCGCCGCCGCCCGCCTGTACGTCGCCCAGCAGGCCCTCAGCCGGGACGTCCGGCGACTGGAGCGGCAGCTCGGCACCGAGCTGTTCGTCCGCACCACCCGGCAGGTCGCCCTGACCGCCGACGGCGAGCGGCTCCGCCCGTACGCGCGGGCCGTGCTCGCCGCCTACGACGACCTGGCCGGCGCCTTCTCCGGCAGCGGGCCCCGCCCCCTGCTCGTGGACCTCAACTCGCCCGGCCTGAGCGCCGACCGGGTCCTGGAGCTGGCCCGCCGGCTCGCGCCCGACTGCGAACTGATGGCCCGCTTCGAGAGCGGCCTGACCGGCGCCGCCGTCGAGATCCTCGCCGGGCGCCTCGACGCGTCGTTCGGCCGGGTCGCCGGCCTCGACCCGGCGGTCCGGGCCCGGCTCGCCTGGCAGCCCGTGCGGTACGAGCCGATGGCCGTCATCCTGCCCGCGGACCACCCGCTGGCCCCCCGCGCCGAGGTGGACCTGGCCTCGCTCGCCGGGCAGGCCGTGTACGCGGGCGCGGGCAACCCCCGCACCCGCGAGTGGACCGACCTGGCGGCGCTGCTCTTCGCCGAACACGGCATCCGTGTGGCCCCGCCCGCCCCGCTCGCGGTGGGCGTCGAGGAGTTCCGCCGGGTCATGGCCAAGACCCGTACGCCCGTGCTGGCGGCGGTCGGCTTCCCGCCCATGCCGGACGCCGTCCTGCGCCCGCTCGTGGACCCGGTGCCCCTGTCGCCGATCGCGCTCGTGTGGCGCAAGGGGCTGGAGCACCCGGCCCTGGACGCGCTGCGGACCGCCGCCGCCCGCCTCGCCGCCGAGGAGGACTGGCTCGCCGTGCCGGACGGGGCGTGGCTCCCCGAGCCCGACGCCGCCCTGATGCGCCCCGCGTGA
- the smpB gene encoding SsrA-binding protein SmpB, with product MAKEKGRKLIAQNKKARHDYHILDTYECGLVLTGTEVKSLRQGRASLADGFVQIDGNEAWLHNVHVPEYSQGTWTNHSARRKRKLLLHRAEIDKLESKSQETGHTIVPLALYFKDGRAKVEIALARGKKEYDKRQTLREKQDRREAERVISAVRRRQRA from the coding sequence ATGGCTAAGGAAAAAGGGCGCAAGCTGATCGCGCAGAACAAGAAGGCGCGGCACGACTACCACATCCTGGACACCTACGAGTGCGGTCTCGTGCTGACCGGCACCGAGGTGAAGTCGCTGCGCCAGGGGCGGGCCTCGCTGGCGGACGGCTTCGTGCAGATCGACGGGAACGAGGCCTGGCTGCACAACGTCCACGTGCCGGAGTACAGCCAGGGCACGTGGACCAACCACAGCGCCCGGCGCAAGCGGAAGCTGCTCCTGCACCGGGCGGAGATCGACAAGCTGGAGTCGAAGTCGCAGGAGACGGGGCACACGATCGTGCCGCTCGCGCTGTACTTCAAGGACGGCCGGGCCAAGGTCGAGATCGCCCTGGCGAGGGGCAAGAAGGAGTACGACAAGCGGCAGACCCTGCGCGAGAAGCAGGACCGCCGCGAGGCCGAGCGCGTCATCTCGGCGGTCCGCCGCCGCCAGCGCGCCTGA
- a CDS encoding CGNR zinc finger domain-containing protein, whose amino-acid sequence MAGGRRFDAGRRCLALLDSPRGGPGALAGWLVECGLVPEGTPLGAVDATWVERFAELRGCVDALVRAELAGTAPPGLGGPPGLEGPPGPGRPSVLRARLARVNALAAVAPPAYRAVPGPDGRLVRVLDAAPGCGALLAALARDAVDLLTDPGARARLRRCQGEGCHRVYLDASHGGRRRWCSSAACGNRDRVARHRARTGAARDSSGQGPGPRRGAPP is encoded by the coding sequence GTGGCGGGTGGGCGGCGGTTCGACGCCGGGCGGCGGTGCCTGGCCCTGCTGGACTCGCCGCGCGGCGGGCCCGGCGCGCTCGCGGGGTGGCTGGTGGAGTGCGGCCTCGTCCCGGAGGGCACACCGCTGGGCGCCGTGGACGCCACCTGGGTGGAACGTTTCGCCGAACTGCGCGGGTGCGTGGACGCCCTCGTACGGGCGGAGCTGGCCGGGACGGCCCCGCCCGGTCTTGGGGGTCCGCCCGGCCTTGAGGGTCCGCCCGGCCCCGGCCGCCCCTCCGTCCTGCGTGCCCGGCTCGCCCGGGTCAACGCGCTGGCCGCCGTCGCGCCGCCCGCGTACCGCGCGGTGCCGGGGCCCGACGGGCGGCTCGTACGGGTCCTGGACGCCGCTCCCGGCTGCGGCGCCCTCCTCGCCGCCCTCGCGCGCGACGCCGTCGACCTGCTCACCGACCCCGGCGCGCGGGCGCGGCTGCGCCGGTGCCAGGGCGAGGGCTGCCACCGCGTGTACCTCGACGCCTCCCACGGCGGGCGCCGCCGCTGGTGCTCCAGCGCGGCCTGCGGCAACCGCGACCGGGTGGCCCGCCACCGGGCCCGTACCGGGGCCGCCCGCGACTCCTCCGGGCAAGGCCCCGGGCCGCGCCGGGGCGCTCCGCCCTGA
- a CDS encoding nitrate/nitrite transporter: MSGGRWIQHWDPEDEAFWRTTGRRIANRNLLFSVISEHIGFSVWTLWSVMVLFMGPEYGVDPAGKFFLIAVATLVGAVVRVPYTFAVARFGGRNWTVFSALLLLLPTGAAYAVMEPGTSYTTFVLVAALTGVGGGNFASSMTNINAFFPLHRKGWALGLNAGGGNIGVPVVQLAGLAVIGTAGAAHPRIVLGVYIPLIVAAAVCAALFMDNLAPVRNDTGAAREAVRARHTWIMALLYIGSFGSFIGYSFAFGLVLQTQFGRTPLQAASLTFVGPLLGSLIRPVGGWLADRYGGARITLGTFAAMAAATGVVVYASAVESLAVFLVGFTALFVLSGLGNGSTYKMIPAIFRSQAYAAGLTGEAADAYGRRLSGAAMGLIGAVGAVGGLGINLAFRQSFQATGSGAYAFTAFLAFYAVCIAVTWAVYLRGPAPTGAATASEAPARRRLDYSEV; encoded by the coding sequence ATGAGCGGCGGACGATGGATCCAGCACTGGGACCCGGAGGACGAGGCGTTCTGGAGGACGACGGGGCGGCGGATCGCCAACCGGAACCTCCTCTTCTCGGTGATCTCCGAGCACATCGGCTTCTCCGTGTGGACCCTGTGGTCCGTGATGGTCCTGTTCATGGGCCCCGAGTACGGCGTCGACCCGGCGGGGAAGTTCTTCCTGATCGCCGTCGCCACGCTCGTCGGCGCCGTCGTCCGGGTGCCGTACACCTTCGCGGTGGCCCGGTTCGGCGGCCGCAACTGGACCGTCTTCAGCGCCCTGCTGCTCCTGCTGCCGACGGGCGCCGCGTACGCGGTGATGGAGCCGGGCACCTCGTACACGACGTTCGTGCTCGTCGCGGCGCTCACCGGCGTCGGGGGCGGCAACTTCGCCTCCTCCATGACCAACATCAACGCCTTCTTCCCGCTCCACCGCAAGGGCTGGGCGCTCGGCCTGAACGCGGGCGGCGGCAACATCGGCGTGCCCGTGGTGCAGTTGGCCGGGCTGGCGGTCATCGGCACCGCCGGCGCCGCCCACCCGAGGATCGTCCTCGGCGTCTACATCCCGCTCATCGTCGCCGCCGCCGTGTGCGCCGCCCTGTTCATGGACAACCTGGCGCCCGTGCGGAACGACACGGGAGCCGCCCGGGAGGCCGTGCGCGCCCGGCACACCTGGATCATGGCGCTCCTCTACATCGGCTCCTTCGGCTCGTTCATCGGGTACAGCTTCGCCTTCGGCCTGGTCCTCCAGACCCAGTTCGGCCGGACCCCGCTCCAGGCGGCGTCCCTCACCTTCGTCGGCCCGCTCCTCGGCTCGCTGATCCGGCCCGTCGGCGGCTGGCTCGCCGACCGCTACGGCGGCGCCCGCATCACGCTCGGCACGTTCGCCGCGATGGCCGCCGCCACGGGCGTCGTCGTGTACGCGTCGGCGGTCGAGTCCCTGGCGGTCTTCCTCGTCGGGTTCACCGCCCTGTTCGTCCTCAGCGGCCTCGGCAACGGCTCGACGTACAAGATGATCCCGGCCATCTTCCGGTCGCAGGCGTACGCCGCCGGGCTCACCGGCGAGGCCGCCGACGCGTACGGCCGCCGCCTCTCCGGCGCCGCCATGGGGCTGATCGGCGCCGTCGGCGCGGTCGGCGGGCTCGGCATCAACCTCGCCTTCCGCCAGTCCTTCCAGGCCACCGGGTCCGGCGCCTACGCCTTCACCGCCTTCCTCGCCTTCTACGCTGTGTGCATCGCCGTGACGTGGGCGGTATACCTTCGCGGGCCGGCCCCGACCGGCGCGGCGACCGCTTCCGAAGCCCCGGCCCGGCGGCGGCTCGACTACTCGGAGGTCTGA
- a CDS encoding MFS transporter, which produces MPPQTTAPATEPAETPTTTPATEPTETPATARATGGTAPTTARHPDASAPTTAPYPDASAPASAPAATPGPGAPASAPAARRLPRNPYLRLFTVPGTRAFTAGNLVARVPMGMFTVSAVIMIAGSRGSYALAGAVTATGLAATAVVAPFTARLIDRYGQARVAVPATVLAVLGSLALLLCVRYGAPDWTLFAAYAATATTPNIGGMSRARWAHLYRSDPRAAHTANAFEQAVDELCFMTGPVLAAFLCAALFPEAGTLIGAVMLLAGMLLFTAQRATEPPVAPRTAGLRARSPLRTAGMPALLSVFLATGAIFGSMEIVTLAYVEGPWAGPVMALQAFGSFLAGLVYGSARPAADARRRLLVCLAGMTVLMSMPLLAASAAGSLPALAGALLLAGMATAPTMVTGMSLVQRLTPAGQLNEGMTLAVTALLGGISAGAAGGGWLVERAGAATAYVLPVAAGAAALCLAAAGVRARRAVA; this is translated from the coding sequence ATGCCCCCGCAGACCACCGCACCGGCCACGGAGCCGGCCGAGACACCGACCACCACACCGGCCACGGAGCCGACCGAGACACCGGCCACGGCGCGGGCCACGGGCGGCACGGCTCCCACCACCGCGCGCCACCCGGACGCCTCCGCACCCACCACCGCGCCCTACCCGGATGCCTCCGCACCCGCGTCCGCGCCCGCCGCCACGCCCGGTCCCGGAGCCCCCGCCTCCGCGCCCGCCGCGCGCCGGCTCCCCCGCAACCCCTACCTCCGGCTGTTCACCGTGCCGGGCACGCGGGCGTTCACCGCGGGGAACCTCGTCGCGCGCGTCCCCATGGGCATGTTCACCGTCAGCGCGGTCATCATGATCGCCGGGTCGCGCGGCTCGTACGCCCTCGCCGGGGCCGTCACCGCGACCGGGCTCGCCGCGACGGCGGTCGTGGCGCCCTTCACGGCGCGGCTGATCGACCGGTACGGGCAGGCGCGGGTGGCCGTACCGGCCACGGTGCTCGCCGTCCTCGGCTCGCTCGCCCTGCTGCTGTGCGTGCGATACGGCGCGCCGGACTGGACGCTGTTCGCCGCGTACGCCGCGACCGCGACGACCCCGAACATCGGCGGCATGTCCCGCGCCCGCTGGGCCCACCTGTACCGCTCCGACCCGCGCGCGGCGCACACGGCGAACGCCTTCGAGCAGGCCGTGGACGAACTGTGCTTCATGACCGGCCCGGTGCTGGCGGCGTTCCTGTGCGCGGCGCTGTTCCCGGAGGCGGGCACGCTGATCGGCGCGGTCATGCTGCTCGCCGGGATGCTGCTGTTCACCGCGCAGCGCGCGACGGAGCCGCCGGTCGCCCCGCGCACGGCCGGACTGCGGGCGCGCTCGCCGCTGCGTACGGCGGGCATGCCCGCGCTGCTGTCGGTGTTCCTGGCGACGGGCGCGATCTTCGGGTCGATGGAGATCGTGACGCTGGCGTACGTGGAGGGGCCGTGGGCGGGCCCGGTGATGGCGCTGCAGGCGTTCGGCTCGTTCCTGGCGGGGCTGGTGTACGGCTCGGCGCGCCCGGCGGCGGACGCCCGGCGGCGGCTGCTGGTGTGCCTCGCGGGGATGACGGTCCTGATGTCGATGCCGCTGCTCGCGGCGTCCGCCGCGGGCTCGCTGCCCGCCCTGGCGGGGGCGCTGCTGCTGGCGGGGATGGCGACGGCGCCGACGATGGTGACGGGCATGTCCCTGGTGCAGCGGCTCACCCCGGCCGGGCAGCTCAACGAGGGCATGACGCTGGCCGTGACGGCGCTGCTGGGCGGCATCTCGGCGGGCGCGGCGGGCGGCGGCTGGCTCGTGGAGCGGGCGGGGGCGGCCACCGCGTACGTCCTGCCGGTGGCGGCGGGCGCGGCGGCGCTGTGCCTGGCGGCGGCCGGTGTCCGGGCGCGCAGGGCGGTGGCGTAG
- a CDS encoding HelD family protein — MAAQEADRVVDREVDTIRDREVAVEQDHLDQVYRRLEEKIHEAEFLMHDAAQRGQVGTPGALAERDAQVFRAGIHLNRLNSEFEDFLFGRIDLLRGKDGKKGPDGAYTSVEPADDAVRPDGTAEIAETLHIGRLGVLDADYSPLVIDWRAPAAAPFYRATPVEPGRVVRRRVIRSKGRRVLGVEDDLMRPELTATLDGAELPVIGDGALMAALGRARGHTMRDIVASIQAEQDLVIRAPAASVTYVEGGPGTGKTAVALHRTAYLLYQDRRRYAGGILIVSPTPLLVAYTEGVLPSLGEEGQVAIRAVGSLVDGVEATAYDEPAVARVKGSSRMLKVLRKAARGALERGEAPDRLRVVAFGRRVELEAEELRRIRHAALGGTAPVNLLRPRARRLVLDALYAKTGAGSRQNDPELAAELRSSFDEDVTSEDSFTEFLDAWWPELTPRGVLAAMADERRLGRWARRVLNPGEVRRLARSLRRDAYSVHDVALLDELQTLLGAPARPRRKRELDPLDQLTGLEELMPVREETQRERAERLERERIEYAHVIVDEAQDLTPMQWRMVGRRGRHATWTVVGDPAQSSWSDPDEAGEARDEALGSRPRRRFTLTVNYRNPAEIAELAARVLALAMPGARSPRAVRSTGVEPRFAAVGDRDLAEAVRDEARRLLERVDGTVGVVVAMHRREQAAAWLADLGDRVVALGSLEAKGLEYDATVVVSPAEIADESPAGLRVLYVALTRATQQLTVVSGRRDDPDQAGVPDLLRD; from the coding sequence GTGGCCGCGCAGGAAGCCGATCGTGTGGTCGACCGCGAGGTCGACACGATCCGGGACCGTGAGGTCGCGGTCGAGCAGGACCACCTGGACCAGGTGTACCGCCGTCTCGAGGAGAAGATCCACGAGGCGGAGTTCCTCATGCACGACGCCGCCCAGCGCGGCCAGGTCGGCACCCCCGGCGCGCTCGCCGAGCGGGACGCCCAGGTGTTCCGCGCCGGGATCCACCTGAACCGGCTCAACTCCGAGTTCGAGGACTTCCTCTTCGGCCGCATCGACCTCCTGCGCGGCAAGGACGGCAAGAAGGGCCCCGACGGGGCGTACACCTCCGTCGAGCCCGCCGACGACGCCGTGCGGCCCGACGGCACCGCCGAGATCGCCGAGACGCTCCACATCGGCCGCCTCGGCGTCCTCGACGCCGACTACAGCCCCCTCGTCATCGACTGGCGCGCCCCCGCCGCCGCGCCGTTCTACCGGGCCACGCCCGTCGAGCCCGGCCGGGTCGTGCGCCGCCGCGTCATCCGCTCCAAGGGCCGCCGCGTCCTCGGCGTCGAGGACGACCTGATGCGCCCCGAGCTGACCGCCACCCTCGACGGCGCCGAGCTGCCCGTCATCGGCGACGGCGCCCTCATGGCCGCGCTCGGCCGGGCCCGCGGCCACACGATGCGCGACATCGTGGCGTCCATCCAGGCCGAGCAGGACCTCGTCATCCGCGCGCCCGCCGCCTCCGTCACGTACGTCGAGGGCGGCCCCGGCACGGGCAAGACCGCCGTCGCCCTGCACCGCACCGCGTACCTGCTGTACCAGGACCGCCGCCGGTACGCCGGGGGCATCCTCATCGTCTCGCCGACCCCGCTGCTCGTCGCCTACACCGAGGGCGTCCTCCCGTCGCTGGGCGAGGAGGGCCAGGTCGCCATCCGCGCCGTCGGCAGCCTCGTCGACGGCGTGGAGGCCACCGCGTACGACGAGCCGGCCGTCGCCCGCGTCAAGGGCTCCTCGCGGATGCTCAAGGTGCTCCGCAAGGCCGCGCGCGGCGCCCTGGAGCGCGGCGAGGCGCCCGACCGGCTGCGGGTCGTCGCCTTCGGCCGCCGCGTCGAGCTGGAGGCGGAGGAGCTGCGGCGCATCCGCCACGCGGCCCTGGGCGGCACCGCCCCCGTCAACCTGCTGCGCCCCCGCGCCCGCCGCCTGGTCCTCGACGCCCTGTACGCCAAGACGGGCGCGGGCTCCCGGCAGAACGACCCCGAGCTCGCCGCCGAGCTGCGCTCCTCCTTCGACGAGGACGTCACCTCGGAGGACTCGTTCACCGAGTTCCTCGACGCCTGGTGGCCCGAGCTGACCCCGCGGGGCGTGCTGGCCGCGATGGCCGACGAGAGGCGCCTGGGCCGCTGGGCGCGCCGCGTCCTCAACCCCGGCGAGGTCCGCCGCCTCGCCCGCTCGCTGCGCCGCGACGCGTACTCCGTGCACGACGTGGCCCTCCTCGACGAGCTCCAGACCCTCCTCGGCGCCCCCGCCCGGCCCCGCCGCAAGCGGGAGCTGGACCCGCTGGACCAGCTCACCGGCCTGGAGGAGCTGATGCCCGTACGGGAGGAGACGCAGCGCGAGCGGGCCGAGCGGCTGGAGCGCGAGCGCATCGAGTACGCGCACGTCATCGTGGACGAGGCGCAGGACCTGACGCCCATGCAGTGGCGGATGGTCGGCCGCCGCGGGCGGCACGCCACCTGGACCGTGGTCGGCGACCCGGCCCAGTCGTCCTGGTCGGACCCGGACGAGGCCGGCGAGGCCCGCGACGAGGCCCTCGGCAGCCGTCCGCGCCGCCGCTTCACCCTCACGGTGAACTACCGCAACCCCGCCGAGATCGCCGAGCTGGCCGCCAGGGTCCTGGCCCTCGCCATGCCGGGGGCGCGGTCGCCGCGCGCGGTGCGCTCCACGGGCGTGGAGCCCCGGTTCGCGGCCGTGGGGGACCGGGACCTGGCGGAGGCCGTACGGGACGAGGCGCGCCGCCTGCTGGAGCGCGTGGACGGCACCGTGGGCGTGGTCGTCGCCATGCACCGCCGGGAGCAGGCGGCGGCCTGGCTCGCGGACCTGGGCGACCGCGTGGTGGCGCTGGGCAGCCTGGAGGCGAAGGGCCTGGAGTACGACGCGACGGTGGTCGTGTCGCCCGCGGAGATCGCCGACGAGTCCCCGGCCGGACTGCGGGTGCTGTACGTGGCGCTGACGCGCGCCACCCAGCAGCTGACGGTCGTCTCCGGGCGGCGGGACGACCCGGACCAGGCCGGGGTGCCCGACCTCCTGCGCGACTGA